From Spartinivicinus ruber, the proteins below share one genomic window:
- a CDS encoding AAA family ATPase: protein MMPATAVNSTPSTTSISQPFPPDSTSAPVMPPVGRIGNHTVQLTPTDHTIAMRHKAALDEKALRKQQIKQLTNQYQVTISRSNNPNYPWKVTGETLEQAFRFKSLDEMKQSLEGGYLRRTAKHMAAVERLGRGRDVHNVTSLTKMDTGPVLVIDGGDDLAVSLENSGLPRSLVLAVQSTALYPAFIGVVHKGWQGASDEYGEAREEYQELIQSQQALKKEIRELVTKELVLKEQLLNSSDNSNDQQQLRDVLFKHSQFKTALLASVEPLLKASPHDDEQTQATTSQLKDTIKQINGLKSQLAEHNQQINEQLADTQPSGELQQLLDKLSSNQLFDPTSPECHDLIQKLAEYKANQDDKLAKFADTHIAAAFTESGLSGMYWGMVSFEARATSELLLGETAQSFSGILSQMGDTFNVIGQAQMVIAGLTKAGLGITEIKSLNEWLDQINTTPALKNPDTPELAKVKNMVDQFYRHQRNVTAAETVGNSVLTLGQLGMILGGPFGTGIGGILYAGVGATIGGVAMSQAAAQYSNKVFNVSEEKSTKEQAISESRGNDPQASALTIIQQRISDLYKLSQEQAIPKVWLNIYQALINNPKADAFEILAETGKKYQQYDAEHTGHYRQLYREALDNIKNDHQNTIDVINHAKALLQQDINGANAKTALSAFVSQHISALQEGDKVAAATQETTTADQINQLFQFAEQQGFDKEFERRIVKRLINQNGYIGHKENEVDPSPYITQIAANKSKRPWQIPNPIAPIINLGRLVKQLIKPVAHPTLLSNTLSIPMNWGKKDTTIYVFNREKFLQDLDVLTPDSAEGKKLHLLCQTLFTEQMANEAKTWLGKDNRHVFEETMRHIGKKVLRDNVLRPIVHDVSDQVKLADLISQLEQGKTI, encoded by the coding sequence ATGATGCCAGCTACTGCAGTAAATTCTACCCCATCCACTACCTCCATCAGCCAACCATTTCCTCCTGATTCGACCTCTGCTCCAGTAATGCCACCAGTAGGTCGTATTGGTAACCACACAGTACAATTAACGCCGACTGATCATACAATCGCTATGCGTCATAAAGCAGCATTGGATGAGAAAGCGTTAAGAAAGCAGCAAATCAAACAGCTTACTAACCAGTATCAGGTAACTATTAGCCGCTCAAACAACCCAAACTACCCCTGGAAAGTTACCGGAGAAACATTAGAGCAAGCTTTTCGTTTTAAATCATTAGATGAGATGAAACAGTCCCTTGAAGGGGGTTACTTACGCCGTACCGCCAAACACATGGCAGCTGTCGAAAGACTAGGTCGTGGTCGGGATGTACATAATGTGACGTCTCTTACCAAAATGGACACAGGTCCAGTATTAGTTATTGATGGAGGAGATGATTTAGCCGTCAGTTTGGAAAACTCAGGCCTACCTCGTTCGTTAGTGTTAGCCGTGCAAAGTACAGCACTGTACCCTGCTTTTATCGGTGTTGTGCATAAAGGCTGGCAAGGTGCTAGTGATGAATATGGTGAGGCTAGGGAGGAATATCAAGAACTGATCCAATCACAACAAGCATTAAAGAAAGAAATTCGTGAATTGGTTACCAAGGAACTGGTGCTTAAGGAACAATTACTGAATAGCTCTGACAATTCCAATGATCAACAACAGTTGCGGGATGTATTATTCAAACACAGTCAATTTAAAACGGCCTTATTAGCCAGCGTAGAGCCACTATTAAAAGCAAGCCCTCATGATGATGAGCAAACTCAGGCCACTACAAGTCAATTAAAAGACACCATCAAACAAATCAATGGCCTAAAAAGCCAGCTGGCTGAGCATAATCAACAAATTAATGAACAGTTAGCTGATACCCAACCATCCGGTGAACTACAACAGTTGTTAGATAAGCTGTCCAGTAACCAATTGTTTGACCCTACTTCACCAGAGTGCCATGACCTCATTCAGAAGCTAGCTGAATATAAAGCCAATCAAGATGATAAATTAGCTAAATTTGCAGATACCCATATTGCTGCCGCATTTACTGAGTCGGGGTTAAGTGGCATGTATTGGGGAATGGTCTCCTTTGAAGCCCGTGCGACCAGCGAATTATTATTAGGCGAAACAGCACAATCTTTCAGTGGCATCCTCAGCCAAATGGGAGACACCTTTAATGTCATTGGTCAAGCACAAATGGTCATTGCTGGGCTAACCAAAGCAGGCTTAGGCATCACAGAAATCAAATCACTAAATGAGTGGCTGGATCAAATCAATACAACACCTGCCTTGAAAAATCCAGACACCCCCGAGTTGGCTAAAGTCAAAAACATGGTTGACCAGTTTTATCGTCACCAGCGAAATGTAACAGCAGCGGAAACTGTTGGTAATAGTGTTCTCACCTTAGGTCAATTGGGGATGATTTTAGGTGGCCCGTTTGGCACAGGTATAGGTGGCATATTATACGCCGGGGTCGGCGCAACTATTGGTGGGGTGGCAATGAGCCAAGCTGCTGCTCAATATTCCAATAAAGTGTTTAATGTATCTGAAGAAAAGTCAACTAAAGAGCAAGCCATCAGCGAGTCACGAGGTAATGATCCCCAAGCGTCTGCGTTAACTATTATTCAGCAACGTATTAGTGATCTATACAAATTAAGCCAGGAACAGGCAATACCTAAAGTATGGTTAAACATTTACCAAGCCTTAATTAATAATCCTAAAGCAGATGCTTTTGAAATATTGGCAGAAACCGGTAAAAAATACCAACAATATGATGCCGAGCATACTGGCCATTACCGGCAATTATACAGAGAGGCACTAGATAATATAAAAAATGATCATCAAAACACCATTGATGTGATTAATCATGCAAAAGCGCTGTTACAACAAGATATCAATGGAGCAAATGCTAAAACCGCACTTTCTGCTTTTGTTAGCCAACATATCAGCGCTTTACAAGAGGGTGACAAGGTAGCAGCAGCAACCCAAGAAACTACTACAGCAGACCAAATCAACCAACTGTTTCAGTTTGCAGAACAACAAGGCTTTGATAAAGAGTTTGAGCGACGCATCGTCAAACGCCTAATTAATCAAAATGGCTATATTGGTCACAAAGAAAACGAGGTTGATCCTAGCCCTTATATTACTCAAATTGCAGCCAATAAATCAAAACGTCCCTGGCAAATCCCTAACCCTATAGCCCCTATTATTAATTTAGGCCGCTTAGTTAAGCAGCTAATCAAGCCTGTTGCTCATCCTACATTGTTATCAAATACTCTCTCTATACCCATGAACTGGGGTAAAAAAGATACGACTATTTACGTATTTAACCGAGAAAAGTTTTTACAAGACTTAGACGTGTTAACACCCGATAGCGCTGAAGGAAAAAAACTACACCTACTTTGTCAAACCTTATTTACTGAGCAAATGGCCAATGAAGCCAAAACTTGGCTGGGTAAAGACAACCGCCATGTATTTGAAGAAACCATGCGCCATATTGGTAAAAAAGTTTTAAGGGATAATGTTTTACGTCCTATTGTTCATGACGTTTCTGATCAAGTAAAACTGGCTGATTTAATAAGCCAGTTAGAACAGGGTAAAACCATCTAA
- a CDS encoding rubredoxin, which translates to MHKWQCIVCGFIYDEALGLPEEGIAPGTRWEDIPEDWFCPDCGAAKADFEMIELAE; encoded by the coding sequence ATGCATAAGTGGCAATGTATCGTTTGCGGGTTTATTTATGATGAAGCACTGGGTTTACCGGAAGAGGGAATAGCACCGGGGACCCGCTGGGAAGATATTCCGGAAGACTGGTTTTGTCCAGATTGTGGTGCGGCTAAGGCAGACTTTGAAATGATTGAGTTAGCTGAATAA